A region from the Chrysoperla carnea chromosome 4, inChrCarn1.1, whole genome shotgun sequence genome encodes:
- the LOC123298780 gene encoding zinc finger protein OZF-like: protein MSTRCLPEAPSILIKEEDIEVQIKQEECDEFTPPEDHINNCEYCPKSFSTKTQLMSHMLCHTTDRPHKCDVCNKTYKRISQLNIHKRIHDKNREKFICSTCLREFTSKQYLDEHEKQHKGITHNCDQCDQTFKSKYQLKHHVDAKHNFIRYQCGKCTKSFLTKDNLLRHSRTHDPNYVAEVLTCEVCGKTCTSRTDYCRHVRSHEGFSCDQCGQIFKYAERLKYHMYTHTGEKPYACTYCEKRFRLKEYLTEHLRTHTKERPFVCSDCGKGFTQRSSMKIHMRSHTGERPFAFNIKANSVFVECLPPANVERMIQNDIEPVDFEPIVTILELPGTHGNKSQNQLSQNTKTKSRRKRNNPKKAKKFNLEVNDSHDNVDIKKEIVDSENDSYLMEPVVNECSICFKRFAHANSLRFHMRGHTGQNAVVCDICGKQLSSKEKLKLHRRIHTGYKPYTCDVCSKGFAKKCNLTLHLRVHSGEKPYVCDICGKCFSQRSTLVIHERYHTGQRPYICNLCHKSFVAKGVLSIHMKSCSRNSNLDFKRCSNEFSYGNLNN, encoded by the exons ATGTCTACCAGATGCTTGCCGGAGGCACCATC aattttaatCAAAGAAGAAGATATAGAAGTACAAATAAAACAAGAAGAATGTGACGAATTTACACCACCTGAGGATCATATCAATAATTGTGAATATTGTCCGAAATCATTCTCAACAAAAACTCAATTAATGTCACATATGCTATGTCATACAACTGATAGACCACATAAATGTGATGTATGCAACAAAACATACAAACGAATTAGTCAACTGAAtatacataaacgtattcacgaTAAAAATCGTGAAAAGTTTATTTGTAGCACGTGTCTTAGAGAATTCACAAGTAAACAATATCTTGATGAACATGAAAAACAACATAAGGGTATCACACATAATTGTGATCAATGTGATCAAACATTCAAAagtaaatatcaattaaaacatCATGTAGAtgcaaaacataattttatacgaTATCAATGTGGAAAATGCACAAAATCATTTCTTACAAAAGATAATCTCTTACGACATTCACGTACACACGATCCAAATTATGTGGCAGAGGTTTTAACATGTGAAGTGTGTGGAAAAACATGTACATCACGAACCGATTATTGTAGACATGTTCGATCGCATGAAGGATTTTCTTGCGATCAATGTGGACAGATATTTAAATATGCAGAACGATTAAAGTATCATATGTATacacatactggagaaaaaccatatgCGTGTACATATTGTGAGAAACGTTTTCGattgaaagaatatttaacggaaCATTTACGAACACATACGAAAGAGCGACCATTTGTGTGCTCGGATTGTGGTAAAGGATTTACGCAACGGAGTTCAATGAAAATTCATATGCGATCGCATACTGGAGAACGCCCTTTTGCCT TTAATATAAAAGCAAATTCGGTGTTTGTAGAATGCTTACCACCGGCAAACGTAGAACGTATGATACAGAATGATATC GAACCTGTTGATTTTGAACCTATTGTGACCATTCTAGAATTACCAGGAACGCATGGTAATAAATCACAGAATCAGCTATCCCAAAACACAAAAACCAAATCAAGACGTAaaagaaataatccaaaaaaagcgaaaaaattcAACTTGGAAGTTAATGACAGCCACGATAATGTCGACATCAAGAAAGAAATAGTAGATAGcgaaaatgattcatatctaatgGAACCAGTTGTCAATGAATGTTCTATATGTTTTAAACGCTTTGCACATGCTAACAGTCTAAGGTTTCATATGCGTGGTCATACTGGTCAAAATGCTGTGGTATGTGATATTTGCGGGAAACAATTAtcaagtaaagaaaaattaaaactacatCGGCGGATACATACTGGTTACAAACCATATACTTGTGATGTATGTAGCAAAGGTTTTgccaaaaaatgtaatttaacgtTACATTTACGTGTGCATAGCGGTGAAAAACCGTATGTGTGTGATATTTGTGGTAAATGTTTTTCGCAACGTTCAACACTTGTTATACATGAACGATATCATACCGGACAACGGccatatatttgtaatttatgtcATAAAAGTTTTGTTGCAAAAGGTGTTCTTAGTATTCATATGAAAAGTTGCAGTCGAAACTCTAATTTGGATTTTAAAAGATGTTCTAATGAATTTTCTTATGGAAATTTGAATAACTAG
- the LOC123298098 gene encoding BAG family molecular chaperone regulator 2 isoform X1 yields MEVEPTYDPGPSTLSGGGMFCFGLNNNINNQIGQLSLQENNTPGRLSSLPQIDESHCEDLDMKAKDRLVRLLDQLESHVERLRKDACHLEEEKDTLLSTLDTLRNSDLLQDLTENEQDDIQRYADRISTRCQTVVVSVTTNRDVNQEEALFQVNHLIDTLIVSLRIDPSGTKARCLAFMNACSEHIVEGVTDKNFETALLGCTVDDQKRIKKRLQGLLSYMDKLNLM; encoded by the exons ATGGAGGTCGAACCAACCTATGATCCGGGACCAAGTACTTTAAGCGGTGGTGGTATGTTTTGTTTTGGTCTCAACAACAATATCAATAATCAAATTGGACAACTTTCATTACAGGAAAATAATACTCCTG gaCGATTGTCTTCATTGCCACAAATCGATGAAAGTCATTGTGAAGATTTAGATATGAAAGCAAAAGATCGATTAGTTCGATTATTGGACCAATTAGAATCACATGTAGAGCGTCTCAGAAAAGATGCTTGTCATTTGGAGGAGGAAAAAGATACGCTGTTATCAACATTAGATACACTACGAAATTCTGATTTATTACAAGACTTGACTGaaa atgaaCAAGATGATATCCAACGATATGCTGATCGAATTTCTACACGATGTCAAACAGTGGTAGTATCGGTGACAACCAACAGAGATGTGAATCAAGAAGAAGCATTATTTCAAGTAAATCATTTAATTGATACATTAATAGTAAGTCTACGAATTGATCCGTCTGGAACTAAAGCACGATGCTTAGCTTTTATGAACGCTTGTTCTGAACATATTGTTGAAGGTGTaacagataaaaattttgaaactgcATTACTTGGTTGTACTGTGGATGAtcaaaaacgaattaaaaaacGATTACAAGGATTACTTAGTTATATGGATAAATTAAATCTGATGTGA
- the LOC123298098 gene encoding BAG family molecular chaperone regulator 2 isoform X2, whose product MEVEPTYDPGPSTLSGGGRLSSLPQIDESHCEDLDMKAKDRLVRLLDQLESHVERLRKDACHLEEEKDTLLSTLDTLRNSDLLQDLTENEQDDIQRYADRISTRCQTVVVSVTTNRDVNQEEALFQVNHLIDTLIVSLRIDPSGTKARCLAFMNACSEHIVEGVTDKNFETALLGCTVDDQKRIKKRLQGLLSYMDKLNLM is encoded by the exons ATGGAGGTCGAACCAACCTATGATCCGGGACCAAGTACTTTAAGCGGTGGTG gaCGATTGTCTTCATTGCCACAAATCGATGAAAGTCATTGTGAAGATTTAGATATGAAAGCAAAAGATCGATTAGTTCGATTATTGGACCAATTAGAATCACATGTAGAGCGTCTCAGAAAAGATGCTTGTCATTTGGAGGAGGAAAAAGATACGCTGTTATCAACATTAGATACACTACGAAATTCTGATTTATTACAAGACTTGACTGaaa atgaaCAAGATGATATCCAACGATATGCTGATCGAATTTCTACACGATGTCAAACAGTGGTAGTATCGGTGACAACCAACAGAGATGTGAATCAAGAAGAAGCATTATTTCAAGTAAATCATTTAATTGATACATTAATAGTAAGTCTACGAATTGATCCGTCTGGAACTAAAGCACGATGCTTAGCTTTTATGAACGCTTGTTCTGAACATATTGTTGAAGGTGTaacagataaaaattttgaaactgcATTACTTGGTTGTACTGTGGATGAtcaaaaacgaattaaaaaacGATTACAAGGATTACTTAGTTATATGGATAAATTAAATCTGATGTGA